Proteins from one Streptomyces sp. NBC_00289 genomic window:
- a CDS encoding acyltransferase: MSAIPPVDPFPTARIPLQKATDVTAPTTPSGPPTTPAGPAGTAAGPAGTDATAEPEQTARTAQPAEQTRRAPVRDLYFDLLRAIALFRVVFYHLMGWAWLPVVFPSMGVMFALAGNLMARSLKRRPPIEVIRGRMRRLLPPLWLLGAIGVTGMLLQGWGPDAEGHPGWWWLHLTFWILPLSEPPAADSLAGIHGLIGGDWASELAVPLWYIRAYLWFVLLSPVLLKALRALPWATILAPIALCATLEFGYLTIPYSRIDSAAVDFATFGACWILGMAHQEGILKRIPRYAVPSVAPAVALLGLWYALTHGFKAGHDLDDIPFGQALWSVSTVLLLLHFSPSWSEWPRRLRRWDKLVTLLNSRAVTVYLWHNVCIVAAATMWDQLWGFEVLELHAPWLLESSWPVLLLTWILVAGCILCFGWMEDVAAKRKPRLWPAGGAGRGRAGAHRA, encoded by the coding sequence ATGAGCGCCATACCGCCGGTCGACCCGTTCCCGACGGCCCGTATCCCACTCCAGAAAGCCACGGACGTGACGGCACCCACCACACCTTCCGGGCCGCCCACCACTCCCGCCGGACCGGCCGGTACTGCCGCCGGGCCCGCCGGCACGGACGCGACCGCGGAACCGGAGCAGACCGCGCGGACGGCGCAGCCCGCCGAGCAGACCCGGCGGGCACCGGTCCGCGACCTCTACTTCGACCTGCTGCGGGCCATCGCCCTCTTCCGGGTGGTCTTCTACCACCTCATGGGCTGGGCCTGGCTGCCCGTGGTGTTCCCCTCCATGGGCGTCATGTTCGCGCTGGCCGGAAACCTCATGGCCCGCTCGCTCAAACGTCGCCCGCCGATCGAGGTGATCCGCGGCCGCATGCGCAGGCTGCTGCCCCCGCTGTGGCTGCTGGGCGCGATCGGTGTGACCGGCATGCTGCTGCAGGGCTGGGGGCCGGACGCCGAGGGCCACCCGGGATGGTGGTGGCTGCACCTCACCTTCTGGATCCTGCCGCTGAGCGAACCGCCGGCCGCCGACAGCCTGGCCGGAATCCACGGTCTCATCGGCGGGGACTGGGCCTCCGAGCTCGCCGTACCCCTCTGGTACATCCGCGCCTATCTCTGGTTCGTCCTGCTCTCGCCCGTGCTCCTCAAAGCCCTGCGGGCGCTCCCGTGGGCGACGATCCTCGCCCCGATCGCCCTGTGCGCGACCCTCGAGTTCGGCTACCTCACCATCCCGTACTCGCGGATCGACTCGGCCGCCGTCGACTTCGCCACCTTCGGCGCCTGCTGGATCCTCGGCATGGCCCACCAGGAGGGCATCCTGAAGCGCATCCCGCGCTACGCGGTCCCCTCGGTGGCCCCGGCCGTCGCCCTCCTCGGCCTGTGGTACGCGCTGACGCACGGCTTCAAGGCGGGCCACGACCTCGACGACATCCCCTTCGGGCAGGCCCTCTGGTCCGTCTCGACGGTGCTGCTCCTGCTGCACTTCAGCCCCTCGTGGTCCGAGTGGCCCCGCAGGCTGCGCCGCTGGGACAAGCTGGTCACCCTGCTCAACTCCCGTGCCGTGACCGTCTATCTCTGGCACAACGTGTGCATCGTGGCCGCCGCGACCATGTGGGACCAGCTGTGGGGCTTCGAGGTCCTCGAACTGCACGCGCCCTGGCTCCTGGAGAGCTCCTGGCCGGTCCTGCTCCTCACCTGGATCCTCGTCGCCGGCTGCATCCTCTGCTTCGGGTGGATGGAGGACGTGGCGGCGAAACGGAAGCCGCGACTGTGGCCGGCCGGCGGAGCCGGGCGGGGGCGGGCGGGAGCCCACAGGGCATGA
- a CDS encoding nitrate/nitrite transporter, whose product MTAPSTAPAPPSRGGRWIQQWDPEDETFWNETGEKVARRNLFFSVLSEHIGFSIWTLWSVLVLFMGPEYGLTPADKFLLTSMVTLVGAVVRVPYTFAVAIFGGRNWTIISASLLLVPTIAAFTVMKPGTSFNTFLVVGLLAGIGGGNFASSMTNINAFFPLRKKGWALGLNAGGGNIGVPVIQLIALAVIGASGGPRVLLGIYIPLILVAAVLAALYMDNLASVKNDTGAAKDAAKDAHTWIMAFLYVGTFGSFIGYAFAFGQVLQVQFGRTPLQAAYLTFVGPLLGSLIRPVGGWLADRYGGAKITLYNYVGMGAATAVLIVASMQKSLPLFVSVFVVLFVLSGLGNGSTYKMIPAIFQTKALAKGLEGEEAAAYGRRLSGASMGLIGAVGALGGVAINLAFRQSFLSNGSGTGAFVTFLAFYGACFAVTWAVYLRRPAVEAHSTSATEAKPQLSYVEV is encoded by the coding sequence ATGACAGCCCCTAGCACAGCCCCCGCACCCCCGAGCAGGGGCGGCCGCTGGATCCAGCAGTGGGATCCGGAGGACGAGACCTTCTGGAACGAGACCGGAGAGAAGGTCGCCCGCCGCAACCTGTTCTTCTCCGTCCTGTCCGAGCACATCGGCTTCTCGATCTGGACCCTGTGGTCCGTGCTGGTGCTCTTCATGGGCCCGGAGTACGGCCTCACCCCGGCCGACAAGTTCCTGCTCACCTCGATGGTGACGCTGGTGGGCGCGGTCGTGCGGGTGCCCTACACCTTCGCCGTCGCGATCTTCGGCGGCCGGAACTGGACCATCATCTCGGCCAGTCTCCTGCTCGTCCCGACCATCGCCGCGTTCACCGTGATGAAGCCCGGGACGTCCTTCAACACCTTCCTGGTGGTCGGACTGCTCGCCGGCATCGGCGGCGGCAACTTCGCCTCCTCCATGACCAACATCAACGCCTTCTTCCCGCTCAGGAAGAAGGGCTGGGCGCTCGGGCTCAACGCCGGCGGCGGCAACATCGGCGTCCCGGTCATCCAGCTGATCGCGCTCGCGGTCATCGGCGCGAGCGGCGGACCCCGCGTCCTGCTCGGCATCTACATCCCGCTCATCCTCGTCGCCGCCGTCCTCGCCGCGCTCTACATGGACAACCTCGCGTCCGTGAAGAACGACACCGGAGCCGCCAAGGACGCCGCGAAGGACGCCCACACCTGGATCATGGCCTTCCTCTACGTCGGCACCTTCGGCTCCTTCATCGGCTACGCCTTCGCCTTCGGTCAGGTGCTCCAGGTCCAGTTCGGCCGTACGCCGCTGCAGGCCGCGTACCTCACCTTCGTCGGCCCGCTGCTCGGCTCCCTGATCCGGCCCGTCGGCGGCTGGCTCGCCGACCGGTACGGCGGCGCGAAGATCACCCTGTACAACTACGTCGGCATGGGCGCCGCGACCGCCGTCCTGATCGTCGCGAGCATGCAGAAGTCGCTGCCCCTGTTCGTCAGCGTCTTCGTGGTGCTGTTCGTCCTCAGCGGGCTCGGCAACGGCTCGACGTACAAGATGATCCCCGCGATCTTCCAGACGAAGGCCCTCGCCAAGGGGCTTGAGGGCGAAGAGGCGGCGGCCTACGGGCGGCGGCTGTCGGGTGCCTCCATGGGCCTGATCGGCGCGGTGGGCGCGCTCGGCGGCGTCGCCATCAACCTCGCCTTCCGGCAGTCCTTCCTGAGCAACGGCTCGGGCACCGGCGCCTTCGTCACCTTCCTCGCCTTCTACGGCGCCTGCTTCGCGGTCACCTGGGCCGTATACCTTCGCCGCCCGGCCGTCGAGGCGCACAGCACCTCCGCAACGGAGGCGAAGCCGCAGCTCAGCTACGTCGAGGTGTGA
- a CDS encoding uroporphyrinogen-III synthase, producing MDDEQQRPDHGPLAGFTVGVTAARRADELGALLQRRGAAVLHAPALRIVPVADDSELLAATKEVIDHAPDVVVATTAIGFRGWIEAADGWGLGEELLARLRGVEVLARGPKVKGAIRAAGLTEEWSPASESMAEVLDRLLEEGVEGRRVAVQLHGEPLPGFVEALRVGGAEVLGVPVYRWMPPEDIGPVDRLLDAAVSRGLDALTFTSAPAAASLLSRAEVRGLQPELLAALNHDVLPACVGPVTALPLQSLGVDTVSPERFRLGPLVQLLCQELPGRARALPIAGHRVEIRGHAVLVDGALRPVPPAGMSLLRALSRRPGWVVARAELLRALPGTGRDEHAVETAMARLRTALGAPKLIQTVVKRGYRLALDPAADAKYADR from the coding sequence ATGGACGACGAACAGCAGCGACCGGACCACGGCCCCCTCGCGGGCTTCACCGTGGGCGTGACCGCCGCGCGCCGGGCCGACGAGCTCGGGGCGCTGCTCCAGCGCCGCGGTGCCGCCGTCCTGCACGCCCCGGCCCTGCGCATCGTGCCGGTCGCCGACGACAGCGAACTGCTCGCCGCCACCAAGGAGGTCATCGACCACGCGCCGGACGTCGTCGTCGCCACCACCGCGATCGGCTTCCGGGGCTGGATCGAGGCCGCCGACGGCTGGGGTCTCGGCGAGGAACTCCTGGCCAGACTGCGCGGCGTCGAGGTGCTCGCCCGCGGTCCCAAGGTCAAGGGGGCGATCCGGGCCGCCGGACTGACGGAGGAGTGGTCACCCGCCTCCGAGTCCATGGCCGAGGTGCTCGACCGGCTCCTGGAGGAGGGCGTCGAGGGACGCCGTGTCGCCGTACAGCTGCACGGCGAGCCGCTGCCCGGGTTCGTGGAGGCGCTGCGGGTCGGGGGAGCGGAGGTGCTCGGCGTGCCCGTGTACCGGTGGATGCCGCCGGAGGACATCGGTCCCGTGGACCGGCTGCTGGACGCCGCCGTCTCCCGTGGCCTGGACGCGCTCACCTTCACCAGCGCTCCCGCGGCCGCCTCCCTGCTGTCCCGGGCCGAGGTGCGCGGCCTGCAGCCCGAACTGCTCGCCGCCCTCAACCACGACGTGCTGCCGGCCTGCGTCGGCCCGGTGACCGCGCTGCCGTTGCAGTCGCTGGGCGTCGACACGGTCTCGCCCGAGCGTTTCCGGCTCGGCCCCCTCGTACAGCTGCTGTGCCAGGAACTGCCCGGACGGGCGCGGGCGTTGCCGATCGCCGGGCACCGGGTGGAGATCCGCGGACACGCGGTGCTGGTGGACGGCGCGCTGCGCCCCGTACCGCCGGCGGGCATGTCGCTGCTGCGGGCGCTGTCGCGGCGGCCGGGCTGGGTCGTGGCGCGCGCCGAACTCCTGCGGGCGCTGCCCGGGACGGGACGGGACGAACACGCCGTCGAGACGGCCATGGCCCGGCTGCGTACGGCTCTGGGGGCGCCGAAACTGATCCAGACGGTGGTCAAGCGGGGCTATCGGCTGGCGCTGGACCCGGCTGCCGACGCGAAGTACGCCGACAGGTGA
- a CDS encoding DUF1772 domain-containing protein codes for MTHDSSGRRTAAGGVLGAATVATGLIAGVFYVFACAVMPAVARSDDSVYVDVVRDINDVIQNPVFLLSFLGALLLPAISAWQLRAARGLRGWIWAALAAYALAFVITVAVNIPLNNALADATDPATAREKFEDTWLTWNVVRAVLSTAALGCLTRGLMIYGRTTGASHG; via the coding sequence ATGACACACGACAGCAGCGGGCGGCGGACGGCCGCCGGAGGAGTACTGGGCGCGGCCACGGTCGCCACGGGTCTGATCGCCGGGGTCTTCTACGTCTTCGCCTGCGCCGTGATGCCGGCCGTGGCCCGCAGCGACGACTCCGTCTACGTCGACGTCGTCCGCGACATCAACGACGTGATCCAGAACCCGGTGTTCCTGCTGAGCTTCCTGGGCGCTCTGCTGCTGCCGGCGATCTCGGCCTGGCAACTGCGTGCCGCCCGCGGCCTGCGCGGCTGGATCTGGGCCGCGCTGGCCGCCTACGCACTGGCCTTCGTGATCACCGTCGCCGTCAACATCCCCCTGAACAACGCCCTCGCCGACGCGACCGACCCGGCCACGGCACGCGAGAAGTTCGAGGACACGTGGCTGACGTGGAACGTCGTACGGGCGGTGCTGTCGACAGCGGCGCTGGGCTGTCTGACCAGAGGACTGATGATCTACGGCCGAACGACCGGAGCCTCCCACGGCTGA
- a CDS encoding ABATE domain-containing protein produces MALGTATVFCELRFDAGRICLDLLATTHPEERLDSVEVLRAWITASGLVPAGTALAHTDASWLVGFRELRGRVAQLVPGGLPPESHPYDLALARVNQLARAAPPAPCAVRGEDGTLVRGLAGPPDCGALLGAIARDAVELLTDPVARAGLRQCAGDNCPIVYLDSSRGRRRRWCSSEVCGNRERVARHRRRAALARA; encoded by the coding sequence ATGGCACTGGGTACGGCCACGGTCTTCTGCGAGCTGCGGTTCGACGCCGGGCGGATCTGTCTCGATCTTCTCGCGACCACCCATCCCGAGGAACGGCTCGACTCCGTCGAGGTCCTGCGCGCCTGGATCACGGCCTCCGGACTCGTCCCGGCCGGCACCGCGCTGGCGCACACGGACGCCTCCTGGCTGGTCGGCTTCCGCGAACTGCGCGGTCGTGTCGCCCAGTTGGTGCCCGGTGGGCTGCCGCCCGAGAGTCATCCGTACGACCTCGCGCTCGCCCGCGTCAACCAGCTCGCCCGCGCCGCGCCGCCGGCCCCGTGTGCGGTGCGCGGCGAGGACGGCACCCTCGTACGAGGGTTGGCCGGACCCCCCGACTGCGGGGCGCTGCTCGGCGCGATCGCCCGGGACGCCGTCGAGCTGCTCACCGACCCGGTCGCCCGGGCGGGGCTGCGCCAGTGCGCGGGCGACAACTGCCCGATCGTCTACCTGGACTCGTCGCGGGGCCGCAGGAGGCGCTGGTGTTCCAGTGAGGTCTGCGGGAACCGGGAAAGGGTGGCCCGGCACCGCCGTCGAGCGGCGCTCGCGCGCGCCTGA
- a CDS encoding sigma-70 family RNA polymerase sigma factor codes for MSQPSEPDEELMRALYREHAGPLLAYVLRLVAGDRQRAEDVVQETLIRAWKNAGQLNRATGSVRPWLVTVARRIVIDGHRSRQARPQEVDPSPLEVIPAEDEIDKALWLMTLSDALDDLTPAHREVLVETYFKGRTVNEAAETLGIPSGTVRSRVFYALRSMKLALEERGVTA; via the coding sequence ATGTCCCAGCCCTCGGAACCTGATGAGGAGCTGATGCGTGCCCTGTACCGGGAGCACGCCGGACCCCTCCTTGCGTATGTACTCCGGCTGGTCGCGGGAGACCGGCAGCGGGCCGAGGACGTGGTCCAGGAAACGCTCATCCGTGCCTGGAAGAACGCCGGCCAGCTCAATCGAGCGACCGGATCGGTACGCCCCTGGCTGGTGACGGTCGCCCGGCGCATCGTCATCGACGGCCACCGCAGCCGGCAGGCCCGGCCGCAGGAGGTTGATCCGTCGCCGCTGGAGGTCATCCCCGCGGAGGACGAGATCGACAAGGCGCTGTGGCTGATGACGTTGTCCGACGCGCTCGACGACCTGACCCCGGCCCACCGGGAGGTACTCGTCGAGACGTACTTCAAGGGGCGTACCGTCAACGAGGCGGCGGAGACGCTGGGCATCCCCAGTGGCACCGTGCGCTCAAGGGTTTTCTACGCCCTTCGGTCGATGAAACTGGCACTGGAGGAGCGGGGGGTGACGGCGTGA
- a CDS encoding zf-HC2 domain-containing protein: MSVYGGFGTGGSGMSGPMMGSPGPNEHETVGAYALGILDDGEATAFEAHLATCEWCAQQLDELAGMEPMLAALADLPGSGTPAIGESLSARPSPRLAEKLVDEVSERRAHKRRRGFYLVAAAAALIIGGPLTVMAASGGDSDSGTNEAAPPAAQQLFNSLPDKATATDSSTKVTGTVAMAEKDWGTQAVLQLKNVKGPLKCSLIAVGKNGERETVSSWSVPNWGYGLPDATKEEAKNPLYIGGGAAFKPGEIDHFEVMTFPGKQLVEINV, from the coding sequence ATGAGTGTTTACGGGGGATTCGGAACGGGTGGTTCGGGTATGTCTGGCCCCATGATGGGATCTCCGGGTCCGAACGAGCATGAAACCGTCGGCGCCTACGCCCTCGGCATTCTCGACGACGGCGAAGCAACCGCTTTCGAGGCCCATCTCGCCACCTGTGAGTGGTGCGCCCAGCAGCTCGACGAGCTCGCCGGCATGGAACCGATGCTGGCCGCGCTCGCCGACCTGCCGGGCTCCGGGACACCCGCCATCGGGGAGTCGCTGTCCGCCAGGCCCAGCCCACGGCTGGCGGAGAAGCTGGTCGACGAGGTCTCCGAGCGCCGCGCCCACAAGCGCAGGCGTGGCTTCTACCTGGTGGCGGCCGCGGCCGCGCTGATCATCGGCGGTCCGCTGACCGTCATGGCGGCGAGCGGCGGCGACTCGGACAGCGGCACCAACGAGGCGGCCCCGCCCGCCGCGCAGCAGCTCTTCAACAGCCTGCCCGACAAGGCCACGGCGACGGACTCGTCGACCAAGGTCACCGGCACGGTCGCGATGGCGGAGAAGGACTGGGGCACCCAGGCGGTCCTCCAGCTCAAGAACGTCAAGGGCCCGCTGAAGTGCTCCCTGATCGCCGTCGGCAAGAACGGCGAGCGAGAGACGGTGTCGTCCTGGTCCGTCCCGAACTGGGGCTACGGCCTGCCGGACGCCACGAAGGAAGAGGCCAAGAACCCGCTGTACATCGGCGGCGGAGCGGCCTTCAAGCCCGGCGAGATCGACCACTTCGAGGTCATGACCTTCCCGGGCAAACAACTGGTCGAAATCAACGTGTAA
- a CDS encoding UvrD-helicase domain-containing protein produces MAAQAQQETAVGSDQDKAALDSVRDREISVEQEHLNRVYRRLEEKIHEAEFLMNDAAKRGQVGTPGALAERDAQVFRAGVHLNRLNNEFEDFLFGRIDLLPGRDGRKGPDGAYTAVEPAEGAVRDDSTADIAETLHIGRIGVLDSDYAPLVIDWRAPAAAPFYRSTPVDPGRVVRRRVIRSKGRRVLGVEDDLMRPELTAFLDGDRLPVIGDGALMAALGQARSHTMRDIVASIQAEQDMVIRAPAASVTYVEGGPGTGKTAVALHRAAYLLYQDRRRYAGGILIVSPTPLLVAYTEGVLPSLGEEGQVAIRAIGSLVDGAEATLYDAPAVARAKGSYRMLKVLRKAARGALEPHGSPTLLRVVAFGRRLELEAAELDRVRESALSGTAPVNLLRPRARKLLLDALWARSGSAGRHTDPELAAELRSSFDEDVSSEDSFIQFLDAWWPELTPAAVLAAMADERRLGRWARRILNPGEIRRTARSLKRDGHSVHDIAMLDELQAILGMPARPRKRRELDPLDQLTGLDELMPVREETQRERAERLALERVEYAHVIVDEAQDLTPMQWRMVGRRGRHATWTIVGDPAQSSWSDPDEAAQARDEALGSRPRRRFELTVNYRNPSEIAELAAKVLALAMPGSRSPSAVRSTGVRPRFVATTKGHGSAVREPAVRESPDLARTVRAEAARLLDLVDGTVGVVVAMNRREEAGRWLTGLGDRVVALGSLEAKGLEYDATVVVSPAEIADESPAGLRVLYVALTRATQQLTVVSAERDQPDADGIPDLLRD; encoded by the coding sequence GTGGCCGCTCAGGCTCAGCAGGAAACCGCGGTCGGCTCGGATCAGGACAAGGCCGCACTGGATTCGGTGCGGGACCGAGAGATCAGCGTCGAACAGGAACACCTCAACCGGGTGTACCGCCGGCTCGAGGAGAAGATCCACGAAGCCGAGTTCCTCATGAACGACGCCGCCAAGCGCGGTCAGGTCGGCACGCCCGGCGCACTGGCCGAGCGTGACGCGCAGGTCTTCAGGGCGGGAGTTCACCTCAACCGCCTGAACAACGAGTTCGAGGACTTCCTCTTCGGCCGTATCGACCTGCTGCCCGGCAGGGACGGCAGGAAGGGGCCCGACGGCGCCTACACGGCCGTAGAGCCCGCCGAGGGTGCCGTACGGGACGACAGCACCGCCGACATCGCCGAGACCCTGCACATCGGCCGCATCGGAGTACTGGACTCCGACTACGCGCCGCTGGTCATCGACTGGCGGGCACCGGCCGCCGCCCCGTTCTACCGCTCCACCCCGGTCGATCCGGGCCGGGTCGTGCGCCGCCGCGTCATCCGCTCCAAGGGCCGGCGCGTCCTCGGAGTCGAGGACGACCTCATGCGACCGGAGCTGACGGCGTTCCTCGACGGCGACCGGCTGCCCGTCATCGGCGACGGCGCCCTGATGGCCGCTCTCGGCCAGGCCCGCAGCCACACCATGCGGGACATCGTCGCCTCCATCCAGGCCGAGCAGGACATGGTGATCCGCGCCCCCGCCGCCTCCGTGACGTACGTCGAGGGCGGCCCGGGAACGGGGAAGACGGCGGTCGCCCTGCACCGGGCGGCCTACCTGCTCTACCAGGACCGGCGCCGGTACGCGGGCGGCATCCTGATCGTCTCGCCGACCCCGCTGCTCGTGGCGTACACCGAAGGCGTGCTGCCCTCCCTCGGCGAGGAGGGCCAGGTCGCCATCCGCGCCATCGGCTCCCTCGTCGACGGCGCCGAGGCCACGCTCTACGACGCCCCGGCGGTGGCCCGCGCCAAGGGCTCGTACCGCATGCTCAAGGTGCTGCGGAAGGCCGCGCGCGGAGCCCTCGAACCGCACGGTTCGCCGACCCTGCTGCGGGTCGTCGCCTTCGGCCGCCGCCTCGAGCTGGAGGCCGCGGAGCTCGATCGCGTCCGCGAGAGCGCCCTCAGCGGCACCGCGCCCGTCAACCTGCTCCGCCCCCGCGCCCGCAAGCTGCTCCTGGACGCCCTGTGGGCGCGGTCGGGCTCGGCCGGCCGGCACACGGACCCCGAACTGGCCGCCGAACTGCGCTCCTCCTTCGACGAGGACGTCAGCTCCGAGGACAGCTTCATCCAGTTCCTGGACGCCTGGTGGCCGGAGCTGACCCCGGCCGCCGTCCTGGCGGCGATGGCCGACGAGCGGCGCCTCGGGCGCTGGGCCCGGCGCATCCTCAACCCCGGCGAGATCCGCCGAACGGCCCGCTCGCTCAAGCGGGACGGGCACTCCGTGCACGACATCGCGATGCTCGACGAGCTCCAGGCGATCCTCGGCATGCCCGCCCGTCCGCGCAAGCGGCGCGAGCTGGACCCGCTCGACCAGCTCACCGGCCTGGACGAGCTGATGCCCGTGCGCGAGGAGACCCAGCGCGAGCGGGCCGAGCGGCTGGCGCTGGAGCGCGTCGAGTACGCCCACGTCATCGTCGACGAGGCGCAGGACCTGACGCCGATGCAGTGGCGCATGGTCGGCCGGCGCGGCCGGCACGCCACCTGGACGATCGTCGGGGACCCGGCGCAGTCCTCGTGGTCCGACCCCGACGAGGCGGCCCAGGCCCGTGACGAGGCCCTGGGCAGCCGTCCGCGCCGCCGCTTCGAGCTGACGGTGAACTACCGCAACCCCTCCGAGATCGCCGAGCTGGCGGCGAAGGTCCTGGCGCTCGCCATGCCGGGCTCCCGCTCCCCGTCGGCCGTCCGCTCCACGGGGGTGCGGCCCCGTTTCGTGGCGACCACGAAGGGACACGGGTCCGCCGTACGGGAACCCGCCGTACGGGAGTCGCCGGACCTGGCGCGGACCGTTCGGGCCGAGGCAGCCCGGCTCCTCGACCTCGTCGACGGCACCGTCGGCGTCGTCGTCGCCATGAACCGCCGTGAGGAGGCCGGACGCTGGCTCACCGGACTCGGCGACCGGGTGGTGGCCCTGGGCAGCCTGGAGGCGAAGGGCCTGGAGTACGACGCGACGGTCGTCGTCTCCCCGGCCGAGATCGCGGACGAGTCCCCGGCGGGGCTGCGCGTGTTGTACGTGGCGCTCACCCGGGCGACCCAGCAGCTCACGGTGGTGTCCGCCGAGCGGGACCAGCCCGACGCGGACGGGATTCCGGATCTCCTCAGGGACTGA
- a CDS encoding NAD-dependent malic enzyme: MATAPSVSYSMTVRLEVPASGTAVSQLTTAVESSGGSVTGLDVTASGHEKLRIDVTIAASSTGHADEIVEELRGIEGVTLGKVSDRTFLMHLGGKIEMQSKHPIRNRDDLSMIYTPGVARVCMAIAENPEDARRLTIKRNSVAVVTDGSAVLGLGNIGPMAALPVMEGKAALFKRFAGIDAWPLCLDTQDTDAIVEIVKAIAPGFAGINLEDISAPRCFEIEARLREALDIPVFHDDQHGTAIVVLASLMNALRVTGKAIENIRVVMSGAGAAGTAILKLLIAAGVKNAVVADIHGVVHAGREDLVEAAADSPLRWIADNTNPEGLTGTLKEAVRGADVFIGVSAPNVLDGDDVAAMAEGAIVFALANPDPEVDPAIARQTAAVVATGRSDFPNQINNVLVFPGVFRGLLDAQSRTVNTEMMLAAATALADVVTEDELNANYIIPSVFNDKVAGAVAGAVREAAKAAGATA, encoded by the coding sequence ATGGCAACGGCGCCCAGCGTCTCCTACTCGATGACGGTCCGGCTGGAGGTGCCCGCGAGCGGAACCGCCGTCTCGCAGCTCACCACCGCCGTGGAGTCCTCCGGAGGCTCGGTCACCGGCCTCGACGTCACCGCCTCCGGCCACGAGAAGCTCCGGATCGACGTCACCATCGCGGCCAGCTCCACCGGGCACGCCGACGAGATCGTCGAGGAGCTCCGCGGGATCGAGGGCGTCACCCTCGGCAAGGTCTCGGACCGTACGTTCCTCATGCACCTCGGCGGCAAGATCGAGATGCAGTCCAAGCACCCCATCCGCAACCGTGACGACCTCTCCATGATCTACACGCCGGGCGTGGCCCGGGTGTGCATGGCGATCGCCGAGAACCCCGAGGACGCCCGCCGCCTCACCATCAAGCGCAACTCCGTTGCGGTCGTGACGGACGGCTCGGCCGTGCTGGGTCTCGGCAACATCGGCCCCATGGCCGCCCTGCCGGTCATGGAGGGCAAGGCGGCCCTCTTCAAGCGCTTCGCCGGCATCGACGCCTGGCCGCTGTGCCTGGACACCCAGGACACCGACGCGATCGTCGAGATCGTGAAGGCGATCGCCCCCGGTTTCGCGGGCATCAACCTGGAGGACATCTCCGCGCCCCGCTGCTTCGAGATCGAGGCGCGGCTGCGCGAGGCCCTCGACATCCCCGTCTTCCACGACGACCAGCACGGCACGGCGATCGTCGTCCTCGCCTCCCTGATGAACGCCCTGCGTGTGACCGGGAAGGCGATCGAGAACATCCGGGTCGTCATGTCCGGCGCGGGCGCGGCCGGTACGGCCATCCTCAAGCTGCTGATCGCCGCGGGCGTCAAGAACGCCGTCGTCGCCGACATCCACGGCGTCGTGCACGCCGGCCGGGAGGACCTGGTCGAGGCCGCCGCGGACTCGCCGCTGCGCTGGATCGCCGACAACACCAACCCCGAGGGTCTGACCGGCACCCTCAAGGAGGCCGTCCGCGGCGCGGACGTCTTCATCGGCGTCTCGGCCCCGAACGTCCTCGACGGCGACGACGTGGCCGCCATGGCCGAAGGCGCCATCGTGTTCGCGCTCGCGAACCCCGACCCGGAGGTCGACCCGGCGATCGCCCGTCAGACGGCCGCGGTCGTCGCCACCGGCCGCTCCGACTTCCCGAACCAGATCAACAACGTGCTGGTCTTTCCGGGTGTCTTCCGCGGCCTGCTGGACGCGCAGTCCCGCACCGTCAACACGGAGATGATGCTCGCCGCCGCGACCGCCCTCGCCGACGTGGTGACCGAGGACGAGCTGAACGCGAACTACATCATCCCCAGCGTGTTCAACGACAAGGTCGCGGGCGCCGTCGCGGGCGCGGTGCGCGAGGCCGCGAAGGCGGCGGGCGCCACCGCGTAG
- a CDS encoding HU family DNA-binding protein yields MNRSELVAALADRAEVTRKDADAVLAAFAETVGEIVAKGDEKVTIPGFLTFERTHRAARTARNPQTGDPIDIPAGYSVKVSAGSKLKEAAKGK; encoded by the coding sequence ATGAACCGCAGTGAGCTGGTGGCCGCGCTGGCCGACCGCGCCGAGGTGACCCGCAAGGACGCCGACGCCGTTCTGGCCGCGTTCGCCGAGACCGTCGGTGAGATCGTCGCCAAGGGTGACGAGAAGGTGACCATCCCCGGCTTCCTGACCTTCGAGCGCACCCACCGTGCCGCTCGTACCGCGCGCAACCCGCAGACCGGCGACCCGATCGACATCCCGGCCGGCTACAGCGTCAAGGTCTCCGCGGGCTCGAAGCTCAAGGAAGCCGCCAAGGGCAAGTGA